In Nilaparvata lugens isolate BPH chromosome 5, ASM1435652v1, whole genome shotgun sequence, the following proteins share a genomic window:
- the LOC111054086 gene encoding uncharacterized protein LOC111054086 encodes MCSLALAGWLLVVSAFHLTTAGPPVFGTKRYGRGWGAGVTPAAITPYVRVMAPYYAQDYDLDYYYQDPPYPYNYYQYPSLQSPYYRPYPYTPYASYEDALAEPLVDDEHADYGQETWYDNHAIEQDSNARANAMFLQNLILAQMYNDQQKYQARPLYPYLSREEEDDGSWVYGEPVRSAMSANEFKKEDEDVRELKDLVNKKKNNNIDDLFWEQRSGGRNYQKKRGGKNSIQSSTEAQKTLKTVATTQTPDVIIGQKEVVLPRPANPVRAPNFHQLVSRSQHKPSVYDTIKQLLHMQERLQDDDEPHRASPLQKRSYIPSEESLVEQLGGLKKKMAA; translated from the exons ATGTGCTCGCTAGCGTTGGCCGGATGGCTGTTGGTGGTGTCGGCGTTCCACCTGACGACGGCCGGTCCGCCGGTGTTCGGCACAAAGCGCTACGGCCGAGGCTGGGGCGCCGGCGTCACGCCTGCCGCAATCACGCCCTACGTCCGCGTCATGGCGCCCTATTACGCCCAGGACTACGACCTCGACTACTACTACCAGGACCCGCCCTATCCCTACAACTACTACCAGTACCCTTCGCTGCAGTCGCCCTACTACCGGCCCTATCCCTACACGCCCTATGCCAGCTATGAGGACGCCCTAGCCGAACCTCTTGTCGACGACGAGCATGCTGATTATGGACAGGAAACCTG GTACGACAACCATGCCATCGAGCAGGACAGCAACGCTAGAGCCAACGCGATGTTCCTGCAGAACCTGATCCTGGCCCAGATGTACAATGACCAGCAGAAGTATCAGGCCAGACCGCTCTACCCCTACCTGTCtagggaagaagaagacgatggTTCCTGGGTGTATGGAGAACCAGTTCGTTCAGCAATGA GTGCGAACGAGTTCAAGAAAGAGGATGAAGACGTGAGAGAACTGAAGGACCTGGTcaacaaaaagaaaaacaacaacATAGATGATTTGTTCTGGGAACAGAGGTCGGGAGGAAGAAACTATCAGAAGAAAAGAGGCGGCAAAAACAGCATCCAGTCGAGCACTGAGGCCCAGAAGACCCTGAAGACCGTAGCTACCACTCAGACTCCGGATGTGATCATTGGTCAGAAGGAGGTCGTCCTGCCTCGTCCAGCCAATCCGGTGCGAGCTCCCAACTTCCATCAGCTGGTCAGCCGGAGTCAGCACAAGCCTTCTGTCTATGACACTATCAAGCAACTTCTTCATATGCAGGAGCGACTCCAG GATGACGATGAGCCGCATAGAGCTTCCCCGCTCCAAAAGAGATCCTACATTCCGAGTGAGGAGAGTTTGGTGGAGCAGCTTGGCGGACTGAAAAAGAAGATGGCTGCCTAA